A section of the Clostridium felsineum DSM 794 genome encodes:
- a CDS encoding LytR/AlgR family response regulator transcription factor: MLKIAICDDNECFCIQLENILEDISDKYNFEFDIYTFNSGKAFYEKIKNNFIFDLIFLNVELKNLNGLQIGRLIRNKFSSTFVHIVYLSVKKDYALQLFKLQPLDFLVKPIKYDDIFYVIKTINSIIKTSHKPTFDYKIGTLLFRVPLNDIIYFESINRKVNMITYNNTVSFYSTLNKVHEKLDKIFFISIHKSYIINYNHIKEIRYTQVVMSNNLILPISQSKRSQVRSMIMANKKDEELYIL, from the coding sequence ATGTTAAAAATAGCCATATGTGATGATAATGAGTGTTTTTGTATACAACTAGAAAACATTCTCGAAGATATATCTGATAAATATAACTTTGAGTTTGATATTTATACCTTTAATTCTGGAAAAGCCTTTTATGAAAAAATCAAAAATAATTTTATTTTTGATTTGATATTTTTGAATGTGGAATTGAAAAATTTAAATGGTTTGCAAATTGGCAGACTTATACGTAATAAATTCAGTTCTACTTTTGTACATATAGTTTACTTATCTGTAAAAAAAGATTACGCATTACAACTTTTCAAGTTACAACCTTTAGATTTTCTAGTCAAACCAATTAAATATGATGATATATTTTATGTCATAAAAACAATTAATAGCATAATCAAAACAAGTCATAAACCTACATTTGATTATAAAATTGGAACTTTATTATTTAGAGTTCCACTTAATGATATTATATACTTTGAAAGTATAAACAGAAAAGTCAATATGATTACTTATAATAATACCGTTTCCTTTTATAGTACCTTAAACAAAGTTCATGAGAAACTTGATAAAATTTTTTTTATATCAATTCATAAATCTTATATAATTAATTATAATCATATAAAAGAAATTCGATACACACAGGTAGTTATGTCAAATAATTTGATTCTTCCTATCAGTCAATCCAAAAGAAGTCAAGTACGCTCTATGATTATGGCAAACAAAAAGGATGAAGAATTATATATATTATAA
- a CDS encoding acetyl-CoA carboxylase carboxyltransferase subunit beta — MFIKCPKCGFVQEKNKLAKYYYVCSKCNFYQSIDINSRIDMITDKNTFHELDNEFTISDPLNFDGYKEKLHCTIKKTKLNDAVVVGESYINGIKICLGILDSSFMMATIGAVVGEKIARLFDYANEKNLPVIIFCTSGGARLQEGLISFVQFLKVSCALSNFSKNGGLYISVLTNPTFGGVSASFGFSGDIVLAEPNANIGFAGKRVVEQIIKEKIPDNFQTSEYLIDNGFIDAIVPRKTMKSVLTKLLKYHIKQ; from the coding sequence TTGTTTATAAAATGTCCAAAATGCGGATTTGTACAAGAAAAAAACAAATTGGCTAAATATTATTATGTATGTTCTAAATGTAATTTCTATCAATCAATTGATATTAACTCAAGAATTGATATGATTACTGATAAAAATACATTTCATGAACTAGATAATGAATTTACAATTAGTGATCCTTTAAACTTTGATGGATATAAGGAAAAACTTCATTGTACTATAAAAAAAACAAAACTAAATGACGCTGTAGTTGTAGGTGAATCCTATATAAACGGTATAAAAATTTGCTTAGGAATATTAGATTCTAGCTTTATGATGGCAACTATTGGAGCTGTTGTTGGTGAAAAAATTGCTAGATTATTTGATTATGCTAATGAGAAAAATTTACCCGTTATTATATTTTGCACATCAGGAGGCGCACGATTACAAGAAGGTCTAATTTCTTTCGTTCAATTTTTAAAGGTAAGCTGCGCATTATCCAACTTTAGCAAAAATGGAGGTTTGTACATTAGTGTACTAACTAATCCAACCTTTGGTGGTGTAAGTGCAAGTTTTGGTTTCTCAGGAGATATAGTACTTGCAGAGCCAAATGCTAATATTGGTTTTGCCGGTAAACGTGTTGTAGAACAAATTATAAAAGAAAAAATACCTGATAATTTTCAAACATCAGAATACTTAATAGATAACGGATTTATTGATGCAATTGTACCCAGAAAAACTATGAAATCAGTATTAACTAAACTATTAAAGTATCATATTAAACAATAA
- the accA gene encoding acetyl-CoA carboxylase carboxyl transferase subunit alpha, translating into MEELSNGKHQTIDTWDIVLKARSEKRFKSLDIIKGVFEDFFELHGDRCFGDDKSIIGGLAYLDGSPVTIISQQKGYDIQDKIERNYGMTYPEGYKKSLRLMKQAEKFNRPIICLVDTPGAYAGIEAEKRGQALCIGQNLYEMSLFHVPIISIIVGEGGSGGALGLTLANKIFMLENSIFSVVSPEGCASILWKDCSLAPKAAKLLKLTSDDTLKLGIIDKIIYENVEFKVLCDNIKNLLIKTLKEYKEMSPEEIYDDRNKKIRNIGIV; encoded by the coding sequence ATGGAAGAATTATCAAATGGCAAACATCAAACTATTGATACATGGGATATTGTGTTAAAAGCAAGAAGTGAAAAAAGGTTTAAAAGTCTAGATATCATAAAGGGTGTATTTGAGGACTTTTTTGAGTTACACGGTGATAGGTGTTTTGGTGATGATAAGTCAATTATAGGTGGACTAGCCTATTTGGATGGATCTCCTGTTACAATCATTTCTCAACAAAAGGGATATGATATTCAAGATAAAATCGAAAGAAATTATGGAATGACATATCCAGAAGGCTACAAAAAATCATTGAGATTAATGAAACAAGCTGAAAAATTTAATCGTCCAATAATTTGTCTTGTAGATACACCTGGAGCATATGCCGGCATAGAAGCTGAAAAAAGAGGTCAAGCTTTATGTATAGGCCAAAATTTATATGAAATGTCATTGTTTCATGTTCCTATAATTTCTATTATTGTAGGTGAAGGTGGAAGTGGTGGTGCACTAGGCCTTACACTGGCAAATAAAATATTTATGCTTGAAAACTCCATATTTTCAGTTGTTTCACCCGAAGGTTGTGCTTCAATACTATGGAAAGACTGTAGTCTTGCACCAAAAGCTGCAAAACTTCTAAAGCTTACTTCAGATGACACTCTAAAACTAGGAATTATCGATAAAATCATTTACGAAAATGTAGAATTTAAAGTACTATGTGATAATATTAAGAATTTACTTATAAAAACTTTAAAAGAATACAAAGAAATGTCACCAGAAGAAATTTATGATGATAGAAATAAAAAGATAAGGAATATTGGCATAGTGTAA
- a CDS encoding biotin/lipoyl-containing protein, producing MIENLEDIIKLCEQSKLGYFKYGNGKEQIVFSKASTEASLTADDIIKDTDSYHINNTIISESSEDSINTIHDNDTINIMSSDFVGVVTYSDLLINKEKNIEVKKGDLLCTVEAMKLSNEILAKDNGVIEEILVNNGDIVEYGQELFRIRVNVCD from the coding sequence ATGATAGAAAATTTAGAAGACATTATAAAATTATGTGAACAATCCAAGTTAGGATATTTTAAATATGGCAATGGTAAAGAACAGATTGTTTTTAGTAAAGCTTCAACTGAGGCAAGTTTAACTGCTGATGATATTATAAAAGATACAGATAGTTATCATATAAATAATACTATTATATCTGAATCATCTGAAGACTCAATAAATACAATACATGATAATGATACAATTAATATCATGTCGTCTGATTTTGTTGGTGTTGTGACTTATAGTGATTTATTAATTAATAAAGAAAAGAATATTGAGGTAAAAAAAGGAGATCTTTTGTGTACTGTTGAAGCAATGAAACTCAGTAATGAAATTTTGGCAAAGGACAATGGTGTAATCGAAGAAATTTTAGTTAATAATGGTGATATAGTTGAATACGGTCAAGAATTATTTAGAATTAGGGTGAATGTTTGTGATTAA
- a CDS encoding acetyl-CoA carboxylase biotin carboxylase subunit, which yields MIKYKRTLVANRGEIAVRIIRALRELGIETIAIYSKADAGAIHTKLADNKICIGEADSLDSYLNSYKIISAATLLGADSIHPGIGFFAESEDFAKLCEEYNIDFIGPNSDLMKLMANKESSKILAAKVNVPVIDGSKTTIKDFNECETVVRKLGLPVIIKATHGGGGKGIRAIHNIKDVLPSYNMVINEAKAAFDNSDILVEKFLDHTRHVEVQILADKYGNVIHLGDRECTIQNHNQKLIEETRCVNITDDLREKLYKDAVNIAKEIKYIGPGTVEFLVLPDNTYFFLEMNTRLQVEHTITELITNIDIVKEQIKLFSGEQLSLNQQDVKFNGYAVQCRILAEYLKDTFIPSFGKITKMHLPGGFGIRVDTGYSSGDIITPFYDPLLVKISCVAKTKYEAIKKMKVALDEVVIEGIKTNVNFLKNTISSLDFVNGNYDNRYIDKFIINKNNVI from the coding sequence GTGATTAAATATAAGAGAACTCTTGTTGCAAATAGAGGTGAAATAGCCGTAAGAATCATACGAGCTTTGCGTGAACTTGGAATTGAAACAATTGCAATATATTCCAAAGCTGATGCTGGAGCTATACATACAAAATTAGCCGACAATAAAATTTGCATTGGGGAAGCTGATAGTCTTGATAGCTATTTGAACAGTTACAAAATAATTTCTGCTGCAACCTTACTAGGTGCAGATTCTATACATCCTGGAATCGGCTTTTTCGCAGAAAGTGAAGATTTTGCCAAACTATGTGAGGAATACAATATAGATTTTATTGGGCCTAATAGTGATTTAATGAAATTAATGGCAAATAAAGAATCTTCAAAAATATTAGCAGCTAAAGTAAATGTTCCTGTCATTGATGGCAGTAAAACTACTATTAAAGATTTTAATGAATGTGAAACTGTAGTCAGAAAATTAGGTTTACCAGTTATTATAAAAGCAACCCATGGTGGTGGTGGAAAAGGAATTAGGGCAATACATAATATAAAAGATGTTCTTCCAAGCTACAATATGGTCATTAATGAGGCTAAGGCTGCATTTGATAACAGTGATATTCTAGTAGAAAAATTTTTAGACCATACAAGACATGTAGAAGTTCAAATTTTAGCAGATAAATATGGAAATGTAATCCACTTAGGCGATAGAGAATGTACTATACAAAACCATAACCAAAAACTAATAGAAGAAACTCGATGTGTTAATATTACTGATGATTTGAGAGAAAAGCTCTACAAAGATGCAGTAAATATTGCTAAAGAAATCAAATACATTGGACCAGGAACAGTTGAATTTTTAGTACTACCAGACAATACTTATTTTTTTCTTGAAATGAATACAAGACTTCAGGTCGAACATACTATAACAGAACTTATTACAAATATTGATATTGTAAAAGAACAAATAAAGCTTTTTAGTGGAGAACAACTGTCTTTAAACCAACAGGATGTTAAATTTAATGGTTATGCAGTTCAGTGTAGAATTTTAGCTGAATATTTAAAAGATACCTTTATACCGTCCTTTGGAAAAATAACAAAAATGCATTTACCTGGAGGCTTTGGAATAAGAGTAGATACAGGATACTCAAGCGGCGATATCATTACACCATTTTATGATCCTTTATTAGTAAAAATATCATGTGTAGCAAAAACTAAATATGAGGCTATAAAAAAGATGAAAGTAGCCTTAGATGAAGTAGTTATAGAAGGTATCAAGACCAATGTAAACTTTTTAAAAAATACTATAAGCAGTTTAGACTTTGTAAATGGTAATTACGATAATCGTTATATTGATAAATTTATCATAAATAAGAATAATGTTATCTAA
- a CDS encoding TetR/AcrR family transcriptional regulator, which translates to MSKISSIIYNHRHVHELRKEKQGSYKKRISKEPDERKQEIIQAALELFSQKGYANTTIQDIAQKLHISQGLCYRYFKSKSEIFSAASEYYAIQAVEQIKIPLGEDVSAIDKFNMLLKTIVAYVTKNYEFEASFNENSENTEIRASRLDDVADQLVEVLIPIVEQGVKEQTFNCTDIPNSVSFFTYGLIHTFHTDVPTKNTTEYMIYFLSFLKDIFVSIFKVEHPEMVGQGWME; encoded by the coding sequence ATGAGTAAAATCTCGTCAATCATTTATAATCATAGGCATGTACATGAACTTCGCAAAGAAAAACAAGGTTCATATAAAAAACGAATTTCAAAAGAACCAGATGAAAGAAAGCAAGAGATTATCCAAGCAGCCTTGGAATTGTTTTCTCAGAAAGGTTATGCGAATACTACAATACAAGATATTGCTCAAAAATTACATATTTCACAAGGTTTATGTTACAGATACTTTAAGTCAAAAAGTGAAATTTTTTCTGCAGCATCTGAATATTATGCTATACAAGCGGTAGAGCAAATAAAAATACCATTAGGTGAAGATGTGAGTGCAATAGATAAGTTCAACATGCTTTTAAAAACAATAGTAGCATATGTAACGAAAAATTATGAATTTGAAGCTAGCTTTAATGAAAATAGTGAAAATACAGAGATAAGAGCCAGTAGACTAGATGACGTTGCTGATCAATTAGTAGAGGTACTTATACCAATTGTAGAGCAAGGGGTTAAAGAGCAAACATTCAATTGTACTGATATACCAAATAGTGTTAGCTTTTTTACATATGGATTAATCCATACTTTTCATACTGATGTTCCTACTAAAAATACAACAGAATATATGATATATTTTTTAAGCTTCTTAAAAGATATATTTGTAAGTATATTTAAAGTTGAACACCCAGAAATGGTTGGTCAAGGATGGATGGAATAG
- a CDS encoding EndoU domain-containing protein, translated as MNTVIKKAKSSFFPEDWSAQRGVDSINEAYSNREFVKGSNNTFVGETKNGMQIKMFINKNKKIISAFPIY; from the coding sequence ATGAATACAGTAATAAAAAAAGCCAAATCTTCATTTTTTCCGGAAGATTGGTCTGCACAAAGGGGTGTTGATTCAATAAATGAGGCATATAGTAATAGAGAGTTTGTGAAAGGAAGTAACAATACTTTTGTCGGAGAAACAAAAAATGGAATGCAGATTAAAATGTTTATAAATAAAAATAAAAAAATAATATCGGCGTTTCCAATATATTAA
- a CDS encoding YebC/PmpR family DNA-binding transcriptional regulator: MSGHSKWHNIQAKKGKADAKRGKIFTKIGKEIAVAVKSGGSNLDSNAKLRDCVAKAKASNMPMDTITRAIKKGAGELEGVNYEEIIYEGYGPAGVAMLVNVLTDNKNRSASDVRCSFDRSGGNLGATGCVSWMFQRKGQIVIEKNDAIDEDELMMKVLELGAEDFASDEDVFIITTTQEEFSNVREALEKENFEFVSAELTMIPDTTVKLNLDDSEKVQRLIDKLEDSDDVQDVYHNAEFDDAFEE, encoded by the coding sequence ATGTCAGGACACTCAAAGTGGCATAATATTCAAGCTAAAAAGGGAAAGGCAGATGCCAAAAGAGGAAAAATATTCACTAAAATAGGTAAGGAAATAGCTGTTGCGGTTAAATCTGGTGGATCTAATCTTGATAGTAATGCAAAGTTAAGAGATTGTGTTGCAAAAGCTAAGGCATCAAACATGCCTATGGATACTATAACTAGGGCTATAAAAAAGGGTGCTGGAGAGCTTGAAGGCGTAAACTATGAAGAAATAATTTATGAAGGATACGGACCTGCGGGTGTTGCAATGCTTGTCAATGTATTGACAGACAACAAAAATAGAAGTGCCAGTGACGTAAGATGTTCTTTTGATAGAAGTGGTGGAAATTTAGGAGCAACAGGATGCGTATCTTGGATGTTCCAAAGAAAAGGACAAATAGTAATTGAAAAAAATGATGCAATAGATGAAGATGAGCTTATGATGAAAGTTCTAGAATTAGGTGCTGAAGATTTTGCTTCTGATGAAGATGTGTTTATAATAACAACAACTCAAGAAGAATTCTCAAATGTACGTGAAGCACTTGAAAAAGAAAATTTTGAGTTTGTATCTGCAGAACTAACGATGATTCCAGATACTACTGTAAAATTAAATCTTGATGATTCAGAAAAGGTTCAAAGATTGATAGATAAGCTTGAAGACAGCGACGATGTCCAAGATGTTTATCACAATGCTGAATTTGATGATGCTTTTGAAGAGTAG
- a CDS encoding YigZ family protein: MDYLTVGREVRVEFEEKKSIFIGHIKRVECEEEAKEFVEKIKNEHKDATHNVPAYIVGENRMIQKCSDNGEPQGTAGVPVLDVIKKNGITDTAIVVTRYFGGILLGAGGLVRAYSKSAADAVKEAGIVLKVKGVPLSLGISYDLLGKVQYHFANKNWHIENIEYTDEVKILFNCESDKLEEVRKEVTEICHGNLKINVGDEEYYFKSENRLFQE; the protein is encoded by the coding sequence GTGGACTATTTAACAGTTGGACGTGAGGTAAGAGTTGAATTTGAAGAGAAAAAATCAATTTTCATAGGACACATAAAAAGAGTAGAATGTGAAGAAGAAGCAAAAGAATTTGTGGAAAAAATAAAAAATGAACATAAGGATGCTACACATAATGTACCAGCATATATTGTAGGAGAAAATAGAATGATACAAAAGTGTAGTGATAATGGTGAACCACAAGGTACGGCTGGAGTTCCTGTGCTTGATGTCATTAAAAAAAATGGAATAACAGATACTGCGATTGTTGTAACAAGATATTTTGGGGGAATACTTTTAGGAGCCGGAGGGCTTGTTAGGGCTTATTCTAAAAGTGCGGCTGATGCTGTTAAAGAGGCGGGAATAGTTTTAAAGGTAAAAGGAGTACCATTATCTTTAGGGATAAGCTATGATCTGTTGGGAAAGGTTCAGTATCATTTCGCAAATAAAAATTGGCATATTGAGAATATAGAATATACGGATGAAGTTAAAATATTGTTTAATTGTGAGAGCGATAAATTAGAAGAGGTAAGAAAAGAAGTAACAGAAATATGTCATGGAAATTTAAAAATTAATGTTGGTGACGAGGAATATTATTTTAAAAGTGAAAATAGATTATTTCAAGAGTAA
- a CDS encoding PLP-dependent aminotransferase family protein produces the protein MEKYKICFREETPKYIQIAKNIKRLIDVGEIIDEEKLPPIRKLSVFLGVNNDTIVNVYKKLQGEGYAFLKMGSGTYAKKRDINKKILRDYSNIFKQITKEKYNEYVDFAEENPCAEFFPVNNFKKVINEVLDRDGVDALSYEETLGYRGLRNNISKYFWNEKIDSDRILIVSGAQQGIDIVSKAIVNVNDNIIVEKPTYSGALSIFKWRRANIFEVDMENGGINIENFEKILKKNNIKCFYTMSYFQNPTGLSYSYEKKKKIIELANKYDFYIIEDDYLSEIKYDKNIDYISFKAIDQWDRVIYIKSFSKIFLPGIRIGYLVMPSKIKDHIENSKINTDISTSSLMQRALDLYIKNGYWKNYISEINNIYKRRYEFMVNTLLSGLGNKVQFIRPGGGFSLYLKIEDFIEKNCIDLFYECKENKVLITPGVFFYKNSICGRKYFKIGFSKTDEERIKKGIEIINSILK, from the coding sequence ATGGAAAAGTATAAAATTTGTTTTAGAGAAGAGACACCAAAGTATATTCAAATAGCCAAAAATATAAAGAGACTTATAGATGTTGGTGAAATAATTGATGAGGAAAAACTTCCACCAATAAGGAAACTATCGGTTTTTTTGGGAGTAAATAATGATACTATAGTTAATGTGTATAAAAAGCTTCAGGGTGAGGGATACGCGTTTCTTAAAATGGGAAGCGGCACTTATGCAAAAAAAAGAGATATAAACAAAAAAATTCTTCGAGATTATTCTAATATTTTTAAGCAAATCACAAAGGAGAAATATAATGAATATGTTGATTTTGCAGAAGAGAATCCTTGTGCAGAGTTTTTTCCAGTAAACAATTTTAAAAAAGTAATAAATGAAGTACTAGATAGGGATGGGGTAGATGCGTTATCTTATGAAGAAACACTCGGATATAGGGGTCTTAGAAATAATATAAGCAAATACTTTTGGAATGAAAAGATAGATTCAGATAGAATACTTATTGTCTCTGGAGCTCAACAGGGAATAGATATAGTTTCAAAAGCTATAGTTAATGTTAATGATAATATTATAGTAGAAAAGCCAACCTATAGTGGTGCACTTTCTATATTTAAATGGAGAAGAGCGAATATATTTGAAGTGGATATGGAAAATGGCGGTATTAATATAGAGAACTTTGAAAAAATATTAAAGAAAAACAATATAAAATGTTTTTATACTATGTCTTACTTCCAAAATCCTACAGGATTATCTTATAGCTATGAAAAAAAGAAAAAAATAATAGAGCTAGCAAATAAATATGATTTCTATATTATAGAAGATGATTATCTTTCTGAAATAAAGTATGATAAAAATATTGATTATATAAGTTTTAAAGCTATAGATCAATGGGATAGAGTAATATATATAAAGAGTTTTTCTAAGATATTTTTGCCGGGAATTAGAATAGGATATCTTGTGATGCCAAGTAAAATAAAAGATCATATAGAAAATTCTAAAATAAATACGGATATATCAACCTCAAGTTTAATGCAGAGAGCTTTGGATTTATATATAAAGAATGGATATTGGAAAAATTATATAAGTGAAATAAATAATATATATAAAAGAAGATATGAATTTATGGTAAATACTTTATTAAGTGGACTAGGTAATAAGGTTCAGTTTATTAGGCCGGGTGGAGGATTTAGCCTTTACTTAAAAATAGAAGATTTTATAGAAAAAAACTGTATAGATTTATTTTATGAATGTAAAGAGAATAAAGTACTTATTACACCAGGTGTGTTTTTTTATAAAAATAGTATATGTGGTCGTAAGTATTTTAAGATTGGATTTTCTAAGACAGATGAGGAGAGAATAAAAAAGGGAATCGAGATTATAAATAGTATACTGAAATAG
- a CDS encoding nucleotidyltransferase domain-containing protein has protein sequence MENDILKYQKAYMAIVESLKLNEEVLATMVFGSMVSGDLWKESDIDLLVIIKERMDNIKNIYMEQNGVPIHIKLMGKSKFVLLNENDIKGGFFHRIFASSKLVFSKDKDITEKYDSGRYYPDIDREKWNMVYISDLLKSIGLCKKYLNNNRIYTSYYSAVKCVEEFSKLYINYSGYMINKDDVNMLININDDFKNYIDKLFFSKDNVEEAIIQAIKKIEEFINKNIKSITSILIDFMRDKDKKLSAEDISTDIVFKEFSINFEEILSKLWEFKIIRKETREYKIRNGKSLCVENVYYL, from the coding sequence TTGGAAAACGATATATTAAAATATCAAAAAGCATATATGGCTATAGTTGAATCACTAAAGCTAAATGAAGAAGTTCTTGCTACTATGGTATTTGGAAGTATGGTATCTGGGGACTTATGGAAGGAATCTGATATAGATTTATTGGTAATAATAAAAGAAAGAATGGATAATATAAAAAATATTTATATGGAGCAAAATGGTGTGCCTATTCATATAAAACTTATGGGAAAAAGTAAATTTGTACTTCTTAACGAGAATGATATAAAGGGCGGCTTTTTTCATAGAATATTTGCGTCATCTAAATTGGTGTTTTCAAAAGATAAGGATATAACGGAAAAGTATGATAGTGGAAGATATTATCCAGATATTGATAGAGAAAAGTGGAATATGGTATATATATCAGATTTACTAAAAAGTATTGGACTATGCAAAAAATATTTAAATAATAATAGGATATACACATCCTATTATTCAGCTGTAAAATGTGTAGAAGAATTTTCAAAGTTATATATTAATTATTCTGGTTATATGATAAATAAAGATGATGTAAATATGTTAATTAATATAAATGATGATTTTAAAAATTATATAGACAAGCTATTTTTTTCAAAAGATAATGTTGAAGAAGCGATAATACAGGCAATTAAAAAAATAGAAGAATTCATAAATAAAAATATAAAATCAATCACATCTATTTTAATTGACTTTATGAGGGATAAGGACAAAAAATTAAGTGCAGAGGATATAAGTACGGATATTGTATTTAAAGAATTTTCTATAAATTTTGAGGAAATATTAAGCAAGTTATGGGAATTTAAAATAATTAGGAAAGAAACTAGAGAATATAAAATAAGAAATGGAAAAAGCCTTTGTGTGGAAAATGTATATTATTTATAA